In Tetrapisispora phaffii CBS 4417 chromosome 6, complete genome, a single genomic region encodes these proteins:
- the FLX1 gene encoding flavin adenine dinucleotide transporter FLX1 (similar to Saccharomyces cerevisiae FLX1 (YIL134W); ancestral locus Anc_2.227): MGYDLSPLQKEFISGITTGCITTIVVHPLDLIKVRLQLSATGQGIIPNINNIKRNRYRLVLENIIKHEKKPFGKLLTVKEIYRGLGINILGNTIAWGLYFGLYRQSKDILYNVYHKNNIQDAGFYRGKEENSTVENIIHDQKMSPIMYLSAGAISGLITSVVTNPIWVLKTRIMSTSKYAEGSYVSIIHGFKTLLEKEGLKSFWRGTLPAVLGVSQGAIYFMVYDTLKYKYSSLPHNRFVQSGKLNSKESNSKSEYKLKNLEIIGITSLSKMLSVSSVYPFQLLKSNLQSFKAVNHNYTLINLAKNIFKEKGLLGLYTGLSANLLRAIPSTCITFCIYENFRNWI, translated from the coding sequence ATGGGTTATGATTTATCTCCTTTacaaaaagaatttatttcAGGGATAACCACAGGCTGCATAACTACAATCGTCGTTCATCCACTAGATTTGATAAAAGTTAGATTACAATTATCAGCTACAGGACAAGGTATAATCCCCAATATAAACAACATAAAACGAAATAGATATAGACTCGTCTTAGAAAACATTATTAAGCATGAAAAGAAACCATTTGGAAAATTACTGACTGttaaagaaatttataGAGGATTAGGAATTAATATCCTAGGAAATACAATTGCATGGGGTCTATACTTTGGATTATATAGACAATCAAAAGacatattatataatgttTACCATaagaataatattcaagatGCCGGATTTTATAGAGGGAAAGAGGAAAATTCTACcgttgaaaatataatacatGATCAAAAAATGTCACCAATTATGTATTTATCAGCAGGAGCAATCAGTGGTTTAATCACTTCAGTAGTGACAAATCCAATTTGGGTATTGAAAACAAGGATTATGTCAACAAGTAAATATGCAGAAGGATCATATGTTTCTATTATCCATGGCTTCAAAACTTTGTTAGAGAAGGAAGGTTTGAAATCTTTTTGGAGAGGTACATTGCCTGCAGTATTAGGAGTTTCTCAAGGTGCTATATACTTCATGGTATATGATACacttaaatataaatacagTTCACTGCCACATAATAGATTTGTTCAATCAGGTAAACTAAACTCTAAAGAGTCCAATAGTAAATCCGAgtataaattaaaaaatttggaaattaTTGGCATAACATCTTTAAGTAAAATGCTATCAGTATCCTCAGTTTACCCTTTCCAATTATTGAAGTCTAATTTGCAAAGTTTCAAGGCAGTGAATCATAATTATACCTTGATTAATTTGgccaaaaatatattcaaagaGAAAGGGTTGCTTGGATTATACACAGGATTATCGGCAAATTTGTTAAGAGCAATACCGTCAACCTGTATTACATTTTGCATTTATGAAAACTTCAGAAACTGGATATAA
- the LAT1 gene encoding dihydrolipoyllysine-residue acetyltransferase (similar to Saccharomyces cerevisiae LAT1 (YNL071W); ancestral locus Anc_2.225), protein MLRAVTRSTVVRNSLVRLYASKSYPSYTVINMPALSPTMTSGNLASWSKNVGDQLAVGEVLAEVETDKATMDFEFQDDGYLAQILVPNGSKDIPVNKPIGIFVEEKKDVDAFKDFTIADIADAGSATATPAEKKSPESSADAAPAEKPSPAAQKTAGTDVTRIFASPLAKNIALAHGVALKDITGTGPRGRIVRADVEKFMSEQKSAASPAAAASTPAPAQKAAQAPSAQVSDLYKDIEITTMRNIIGKRLLESTQSIPSYIVSSDIAVSKLLKLRQSLNNDNTIDKTKNNYKLSINDILIKAISLAAKRIPDVNAYWLPQENVIRQFKNVDVSVAVATETGLITPIVKSANAKGLVSISTEVKDLVKRAKINKLLPAEFQGGTICISNLGMNDAVSMFTSIINPPQSTILAIGTKKRQAIEDVGSPNGISFQDVITITGTFDHRVVDGSKAGEFMRELKKIIENPLQLLL, encoded by the coding sequence ATGTTGAGAGCAGTCACAAGAAGCACTGTCGTTAGAAACAGTTTAGTTAGGCTATACGCCTCGAAATCCTACCCAAGTTACACAGTCATTAACATGCCGGCTTTGTCCCCTACTATGACCTCAGGCAATCTGGCTTCTTGGTCAAAGAACGTCGGCGATCAACTGGCTGTCGGCGAGGTCTTGGCAGAAGTGGAGACTGACAAGGCTACAATGGACTTCGAATTCCAAGACGATGGTTATTTGGCTCAAATCTTGGTTCCCAATGGCTCAAAGGATATTCCGGTCAATAAGCCAATCGGGATCTTTGTGGAGGAGAAAAAAGATGTCGACGCCTTCAAGGACTTCACAATCGCAGACATCGCAGACGCTGGCTCTGCCACCGCAACTCCAGCGGAGAAGAAATCACCAGAGTCATCTGCAGACGCTGCTCCAGCTGAAAAGCCTTCTCCTGCCGCTCAAAAGACAGCCGGAACAGATGTCACAAGAATATTCGCTTCTCCTCTGGCAAAGAACATCGCCTTGGCCCACGGGGTCGCTTTGAAAGACATTACAGGTACCGGTCCCAGAGGCAGAATTGTCAGGGCTGACGTCGAGAAGTTTATGAGTGAACAGAAATCCGCCGCTTCCCCTGCTGCCGCTGCTTCCACTCCGGCTCCTGCTCAAAAAGCTGCACAAGCCCCATCCGCACAGGTCTCAGACCTGTACAAGGATATCGAAATCACTACCATGAGAAATATCATCGGTAAGCGTCTGTTGGAATCAACTCAATCGATTCCTTCCTACATCGTATCCTCAGATATCGCAGTCTCAAAGCTGTTGAAATTGAGACAATCTTTGAACAACGATAACACCATTGACAAGACCAAGAACAACTACAAGCTATCCATCAATGATATTTTGATCAAAGCAATCTCATTGGCAGCAAAAAGAATCCCAGATGTCAACGCTTACTGGTTACCACAAGAAAATGTTATAAGACAGTTCAAAAATGTCGACGTCTCCGTCGCAGTGGCAACCGAAACAGGTTTAATCACCCCAATTGTTAAAAGTGCGAACGCTAAAGGTCTGGTCTCAATTTCGACCGAAGTTAAGGATTTGGTGAAACGTGCAAAGATCAACAAATTACTACCAGCAGAATTCCAAGGTGGTACTATTTGCATCTCTAACTTGGGTATGAACGATGCAGTATCGATGTTCACTTCCATTATCAATCCACCACAATCAACTATCTTAGCCATTGGTACAAAAAAGAGACAAGCCATTGAAGATGTCGGAAGTCCAAATGGTATTTCTTTTCAAGACGTTATCACCATCACTGGTACTTTCGACCACAGAGTCGTCGATGGGTCTAAGGCCGGTGAATTCATGCGTGAATTAAAGAAGATCATAGAAAATCCACTACAATTACTATTATAA
- the TPHA0F01400 gene encoding 60S ribosomal protein uL13 (similar to Saccharomyces cerevisiae RPL16A (YIL133C) and RPL16B (YNL069C); ancestral locus Anc_2.228) yields the protein MSTFEPVVVIDGKGHLVGRLASTVAKQLLNGQKIVVVRAEALNISGEFFRNKLKYHDYLRKATAFNKTRGPFHFRAPSRIFYKAVRGMVSHKTARGKAAMERLKVFEGIPPPYDKKKRVVVPQALRVLRLKPGRKYTTLSKLSSAVGWKYEDVVAKLEEKRKVRSAEFYAKKKAFNKKVAAATAASAESEAAKQLATFGY from the coding sequence GTAAGGGCCATTTAGTCGGTCGTTTAGCTTCTACTGTTGCCAAGCAATTGTTAAACGGTCAAAAAATCGTCGTTGTCAGAGCTGAAGCTTTGAACATCTCCGGTGAATTCTTCAGAAACAAATTGAAGTACCACGACTACTTAAGAAAGGCTACTGCTTTCAACAAGACTCGTGGTCCATTCCATTTCAGAGCCCCATCTAGAATTTTCTACAAGGCTGTCAGAGGTATGGTCTCTCACAAAACTGCTCGTGGTAAGGCTGCTATGGAACGTTTAAAGGTCTTCGAAGGTATCCCACCTCCATATgacaagaagaagagagTTGTTGTTCCACAAGCTTTAAGAGTCTTAAGATTAAAGCCAGGTAGAAAGTACACTACCTTATCTAAATTATCTTCCGCTGTTGGTTGGAAATACGAAGATGTTGTTGCCAAGTTAGAAGAAAAGAGAAAAGTCAGATCTGCTGAATTCTACGCCAAGAAGAAGGCTTTCAACAAGAAGGTTGCTGCTGCCACTGCTGCTTCCGCTGAATCTGAAGCTGCTAAACAATTAGCCACTTTCGGTTActaa
- the IMP4 gene encoding snoRNA-binding rRNA-processing protein IMP4 (similar to Saccharomyces cerevisiae IMP4 (YNL075W); ancestral locus Anc_2.221) has protein sequence MLRRQARERREYLYRKAQELQDSQLQQKRQIIRQSLAQGKPLPKEIAEDEKLQEDYRYDQTIKGELEGDLDDIDDEYSETSGIVEPRLIVTTSRDPSTRLSQFAKEIKLLFPNAVRLNRGNYIMPNLVGACIKSGTSDLVVLHEHRGVPTSLTISHFPHGPTAFFTLHNVVLRHDILNHGNQSEVNPHLIFDNFTTPLGERVVKVLKHLFSPSPKKDSPRVITFANRGDFISVRQHVYVKTREGVEMAEVGPRFEMKLFELRLGTLDNKDADVEWKLRRFIRTAGRKDYL, from the coding sequence ATGTTAAGAAGACAAGCACGTGAGAGAAGGGAATATTTATACCGTAAAGCCCAAGAGCTACAAGATTCTCAACTACAACAGAAAAGACAAATTATTAGACAGTCTCTAGCGCAAGGTAAGCCTCTACCGAAAGAGATTGCTGAAGACGAAAAATTGCAAGAAGATTATAGGTACGACCAAACTATCAAAGGGGAACTTGAGGGCGATCttgatgatattgatgatgaatATTCAGAAACAAGTGGTATTGTTGAACCAAGATTGATTGTGACGACATCGAGAGATCCAAGTACCAGATTATCTCAGTTtgcaaaagaaattaaattattattccCAAATGCAGTTAGATTGAATAGAGGTAATTATATCATGCCAAATTTAGTTGGTGCATGTATTAAATCTGGTACCTCTGATTTAGTTGTGTTGCATGAACATAGAGGTGTTCCAACATCTTTGACTATTTCCCATTTCCCACATGGTCCAACAGCATTTTTCACATTACATAACGTTGTGCTAAGACACGATATTCTAAATCACGGTAACCAAAGTGAAGTTAATCCTCATTTAATATTCGATAATTTCACAACACCATTGGGAGAAAGGGTTGTGAAAGTTTTAAAGCATTTATTTTCTCCAAGTCCAAAGAAGGATTCTCCAAGAGTAATTACATTTGCCAATAGAGGTGATTTCATTAGTGTCAGACAGCATGTTTATGTTAAGACACGCGAAGGCGTTGAAATGGCTGAAGTTGGTCCAAGAtttgaaatgaaattatttgaattaagATTAGGCACATTAGACAATAAAGACGCTGATGTTGAATGGAAATTAAgaagatttattagaaCTGCTGGTAGAAAGGACTATTTATAG
- the TPHA0F01430 gene encoding uncharacterized protein (similar to Saccharomyces cerevisiae VHS2 (YIL135C) and MLF3 (YNL074C); ancestral locus Anc_2.222) has translation MDTINNPNDHDLEEDRDLIFERDVEDPGMASTLTLTRASTLDNMYAPVPEQALRFTSPSSPLSLSRRQSSNSLYSQNGLRQCVTHTGAPRLNENPLTEPQNTIHHTLENMIPPALDASCSIVTDDNTDLNQVDMIYSPRPSTLGLSSALGNYNSTSTSSSPVLFRSYSHTTSFPTAGTKNSSLSTSKSPPLALTRSYSNNYQLPASTENNISSNNNNRVLRFYSYFDMLSDELNSHPISRAPSALQQPDATITAFNNPFDPMQARTGTSLEKNKNKASEKKSPKQSVAGFHISLGESDAYTTDEEESEEPTDTDANANAQNRNVVTFLQHPRPSVAVKNSLGSHLSRSRSNSSNYAFTANRNPLMINSNTSPTGSVSQSKNNSSLLTQPHSPPMRGRAYSHTTGIPSSNASVPAKSLSLRKTNTFSTSNQLRRSRTPGHYMSINDDAFAPLQTECIGSVLRKKISRTADSLDSLTS, from the coding sequence ATGGACACTATAAATAACCCCAACGACCACGACTTGGAGGAGGACAGAGACTTGATTTTCGAGAGAGATGTGGAAGATCCAGGAATGGCCTCGACGCTGACTCTCACGAGAGCTTCGACTCTCGACAACATGTATGCGCCTGTTCCCGAACAGGCTTTGCGCTTCACCTCGCCTTCCTCGCCGCTGTCCTTGTCACGGCGTCAGAGTTCAAACAGTCTCTACTCCCAGAACGGGCTTCGACAGTGCGTCACGCATACAGGTGCGCCAAGACTGAACGAGAACCCGTTGACAGAACCGCAAAACACCATACACCATACACTGGAGAACATGATCCCCCCGGCTCTGGACGCAAGTTGTTCCATTGTCACCGACGACAATACGGATTTGAACCAGGTCGACATGATCTACTCGCCAAGACCATCCACGCTGGGTCTCAGCTCTGCATTGGGCAACTACAACTCGACCTCAACGTCCAGCAGTCCCGTGCTGTTCAGATCGTACTCCCACACAACCTCGTTCCCAACTGCAGGCACAAAGAATAGTAGTCTCTCGACGTCGAAATCCCCACCTCTGGCCCTTACAAGATCGTACTCAAACAACTACCAACTTCCTGCGAGCACCGAGAACAACATcagcagcaacaacaacaacaggGTGTTGCGGTTCTACTCGTATTTCGATATGTTGTCGGACGAATTGAATAGCCATCCAATCTCAAGGGCACCTTCAGCTTTGCAGCAACCGGATGCAACTATCACGGCTTTCAATAACCCTTTCGATCCAATGCAAGCTCGTACTGGTACGTCACTggagaaaaataaaaacaaggCATCCGAAAAGAAAAGTCCCAAGCAGAGTGTGGCAGGTTTCCACATATCTCTAGGAGAAAGCGACGCCTATACCacagatgaagaagaatcCGAAGAGCCAACAGATACAGATGCAAATGCTAACGCTCAAAATAGAAACGTTGTTACCTTCTTGCAACATCCAAGGCCAAGTGTGGCAGTGAAAAACTCTTTGGGGTCGCACTTGTCAAGATCAAGATCAAACTCGTCGAATTACGCATTCACAGCTAATAGAAACCCATTGATGATAAATAGTAATACTTCCCCAACTGGCAGCGTGTCacaatcaaaaaataatagtagCTTACTGACTCAACCGCATTCACCACCAATGCGAGGACGAGCATATTCACACACGACTGGAATTCCTTCTTCAAATGCCTCTGTGCCAGCAAAATCATTGTCGCTGCGCAAGACAAATACATTTTCAACTTCCAATCAATTAAGAAGGTCAAGAACTCCAGGCCATTACATGTCAATAAATGATGACGCTTTTGCACCTTTGCAAACCGAGTGTATAGGTTCAGTTTTAAGGAAGAAAATTAGTCGTACTGCCGATTCTTTAGATAGTTTAACATCTTAG
- the MKS1 gene encoding Mks1p (similar to Saccharomyces cerevisiae MKS1 (YNL076W); ancestral locus Anc_2.220) has protein sequence MVISQTINSPDNMNSCSALPSSGTNTEITQNMIQSMNKINLNKYIDKSNNEKFLKISPNLFTHERLHLFDSMDLYLDLMKINSIFTKSNTNYTSIMEQGDRLNNISTRILNKSLLKDKQLNKSKKKEGVKNMYHILNSSLMQAVNNGTSNNITQKQTLNTHDTSASNITTIANSKIVRQPVVVSVTSNTSNHGAIFHDTNTENKNSDNIQNKSRDYESQINLQRIHSRPRTRQEDPDVVVKGFDTTTVIVRKSPSTIDNNNIITPVSKQSSSNVDQHLHKQNSLFSNLNTYHNTTTNDNINKQINIKDDNRGNTSVGTSSALGFQAQNKNSKLFFSSADEDSDCDAFSDTEDDDDDEDDDDFDSLYEEEIEDKYMKKKWDNMIFSKKNTGDLSNNSSASTNKSSTDPIKKSLLSGLFLNNMNKETKDQFKGEINKEDSELIKTSSTSPGMGHRSKLTMEKIKSKEISGKFTDLLGSDLSKISNNSTNYINDINKSGSNSAIDTPTIKTFNVNALGAMSPPRDAISSFDPQAFRSSTRTRSSFSSIVSEFTSERYIHQSNAPPSAHTILPTALSTHMFLPNNIHQQRLAASSMNKSRSFFEQGSRRESIDIPSKSRNSVSIKTRVEIKEEEPFARDLNRRK, from the coding sequence ATGGTTATTTCACAAACTATAAATTCTCCAGACAATATGAACTCTTGTAGTGCGCTACCCAGTAGTGGTACTAATACAGAAATTACACAAAACATGATTCAGTCAATGAATAAGATCAACTTgaacaaatatattgataaatcaaataatgaaaaatttctaAAGATAAGtccaaatttatttacGCATGAAAGATTACATCTGTTTGATTCAATGGATTTGTATTTAGacttaatgaaaattaatAGCATATTCACAAAATCAAATACGAATTACACTTCAATTATGGAACAGGGTGATCgtttgaataatattagcACGagaatattgaataaatctCTACTGAAAGATAAACAactaaataaatcaaagaagaaagaaggTGTGAAGAATATGtatcatattttgaattcaaGTTTGATGCAAGCTGTGAATAATGGAACTTCAAACAATATTACTCAAAAACAAACTTTAAATACGCATGACACCTCGGCATCTAATATTACAACTATCgcaaattcaaaaattgtaCGACAACCTGTTGTAGTATCTGTAACATCGAATACTTCAAATCACGGTGCCATTTTTCATGATACCAATACTGAAAACAAAAACTCAGATaatatacaaaataaaagtaGAGATTACGAAAGTCAAATTAATTTACAAAGAATACACAGTAGACCAAGAACTAGGCAGGAAGATCCAGATGTTGTTGTGAAAGGTTTTGATACCACTACAGTAATTGTGAGAAAATCACCCTCGACCATtgacaacaataatattataaccCCAGTCTCTAAACAGTCTTCGTCTAATGTAGATCAACACTTGCACAAACagaattcattattttcaaatctcAATACTTACCATAATACTACCACTAATGACAATAtcaataaacaaataaatattaaagatgaTAATAGAGGTAATACAAGTGTGGGTACTTCGAGTGCATTGGGTTTTCAAGCTCagaataaaaattctaaattGTTTTTCAGTAGTGCAGATGAAGATTCCGATTGTGATGCTTTCTCTGACACTGAGgatgacgatgatgacgaagatgatgatgactTTGATAGTCTgtatgaagaagaaattgagGATAAATAcatgaaaaagaaatggGATAACATGatcttttcaaaaaaaaatacagGTGATCTTTCTAATAACTCCTCAGCATCTACCAATAAATCTTCCACAGACCCAATAAAAAAGAGTTTGTTGAGCGGTTTGtttttaaacaatatgAATAAAGAAACTAAGGATCAATTTAAGGGTGAAATCAATAAAGAAGATAGTGAGTTAATAAAGACTAGTTCTACCTCGCCAGGAATGGGACACAGATCTAAGTTAACAATGGAGAAAATAAAGTCAAAAGAGATATCAGGAAAATTCACTGATTTATTGGGGTCTGATCTatctaaaatatcaaaCAATTCTACGAATTATATAAACGATATCAACAAATCAGGTAGTAATTCTGCAATAGATACGCCAACTATAAAGACTTTCAATGTGAACGCATTGGGAGCGATGTCTCCACCTCGAGATGCCATCTCTTCATTCGACCCTCAAGCATTTAGATCATCCACTAGAACTAGAAGTAGTTTCAGTAGCATTGTTTCGGAATTTACCAGTGAGAGATATATTCATCAATCTAATGCACCACCTTCAGCCCATACCATACTTCCAACAGCTCTGTCAACACATATGTTTTTACCAAATAATATCCATCAACAAAGATTAGCTGCGTCATCCATGAACAAAAGCCGATCCTTTTTTGAACAAGGATCAAGAAGAGAATCTATTGATATACCATCTAAAAGTAGAAATAGTGTGAGCATAAAAACAAGAGTTGAAATCAAGGAAGAAGAGCCATTCGCAAGAGATTTGAATAGAAGGAAATAA